The following coding sequences lie in one Stenotrophomonas rhizophila genomic window:
- the fabG gene encoding 3-oxoacyl-ACP reductase FabG, giving the protein MTGNLTVLVTGASRGIGRAIALRIARDGFDVVVHCRSRIEEAQDVVAQIQALGRQARVLMFDVADRDAARTALEADVEAHGAYYGVVCNAGIARDGAFPAMPAEDWDAVVHTNLDSFYNVLHPLVMPMVRRRKPGRIVTLSSVSGLVGNRGQTNYSAAKAGIIGATKALALELASRAITVNCVAPGLIETDMINQEVLDHALKLIPAGRMGQPDEVAHAVSFLLSESAGYITRQVISVNGGMV; this is encoded by the coding sequence ATGACAGGGAATCTCACAGTGCTGGTGACCGGCGCCAGCCGGGGCATCGGCCGCGCCATCGCGCTGCGCATCGCGCGCGACGGCTTCGACGTGGTGGTGCATTGCCGCAGCCGCATCGAGGAAGCACAGGACGTGGTGGCCCAGATCCAGGCCCTGGGCCGGCAGGCCCGCGTGCTGATGTTCGACGTGGCCGACCGCGACGCCGCGCGTACCGCGCTGGAGGCCGACGTGGAAGCGCACGGCGCTTATTACGGGGTGGTCTGCAACGCCGGCATCGCCCGTGACGGCGCGTTCCCGGCGATGCCCGCCGAAGACTGGGACGCGGTGGTGCACACCAACCTGGACAGCTTCTACAACGTGCTGCATCCGCTGGTGATGCCGATGGTGCGGCGGCGCAAGCCGGGCCGCATCGTCACCCTGTCCTCGGTGTCGGGGCTGGTCGGCAACCGCGGGCAGACCAACTACAGCGCAGCCAAGGCCGGCATCATCGGTGCCACCAAGGCGCTGGCGCTGGAACTGGCGAGCCGCGCGATTACCGTCAACTGCGTGGCCCCGGGCCTGATCGAGACCGACATGATCAACCAGGAAGTGCTGGACCACGCCCTCAAACTGATTCCCGCCGGGCGCATGGGCCAGCCGGACGAGGTCGCCCATGCGGTGTCCTTCCTGCTGTCCGAATCGGCCGGTTACATCACCCGCCAGGTGATCTCGGTCAATGGAGGCATGGTCTGA
- a CDS encoding beta-ketoacyl-ACP synthase: MSRTERRVVVTGAAALSPLGHDWPSIRERLHARVNAVRYIPEWEVFDGLNTRLAAPVQDYDLPAHYNRKTTRSMGKVAVMSVRATELALESAGLLGHPVLRSGMAGVAYGSSSGSHEATAEFGRMLHEHTTDGISATTYLKMMSHTSPVNIGVFFGLSGRVYTTSSACTSGSQGVGAGYEAIRGGKQLVMVTGGAEQLDATAAAVFDTLFATSVRNDAPQTTPSPFDAHRDGLVLGEGAGTLILEELEHAQARGATILAEVVGYGTNSDGQHVTQPTADTMAQAMRLALEDAGLEPAQIGYVNAHGTATEHGDIAETQATAQVFGPGMPISSLKSYVGHMLGACGAFEAWMTIEMMREGWFAPTLNLHEVDPRCGALDYIQGEGRALQPEYVMSNNFAFGGINTSLIFRRWQA; this comes from the coding sequence ATGAGCCGAACCGAACGTCGCGTGGTGGTCACCGGTGCCGCCGCGCTCAGCCCGCTGGGCCACGACTGGCCGAGCATCCGCGAGCGCCTGCATGCGCGTGTCAACGCGGTGCGCTACATCCCCGAGTGGGAAGTGTTCGACGGCCTCAACACGCGCCTGGCCGCGCCCGTGCAGGACTACGACCTGCCGGCCCACTACAACCGCAAGACCACCCGCAGCATGGGCAAGGTGGCGGTGATGTCGGTGCGCGCCACCGAACTGGCGCTGGAGTCGGCCGGCCTGCTTGGCCACCCGGTGCTGCGCAGTGGCATGGCCGGCGTGGCCTATGGCTCGTCGTCGGGCAGCCACGAGGCCACCGCTGAATTTGGCCGCATGCTGCACGAACACACCACCGACGGCATCAGCGCCACCACCTACCTGAAAATGATGAGCCACACCTCGCCGGTCAACATCGGGGTGTTCTTCGGTTTGTCCGGTCGTGTGTACACCACGTCCAGCGCCTGTACGTCGGGCAGCCAGGGCGTGGGCGCCGGTTACGAGGCGATCCGCGGCGGCAAGCAGCTGGTGATGGTCACCGGCGGTGCCGAGCAGCTGGATGCCACGGCCGCGGCGGTGTTCGATACGTTGTTTGCCACCAGCGTGCGCAACGACGCGCCGCAGACCACGCCGAGCCCGTTCGACGCGCACCGCGACGGCCTGGTGCTGGGCGAGGGCGCCGGCACGCTGATCCTGGAAGAGCTGGAGCACGCGCAGGCGCGCGGCGCCACGATCCTGGCCGAAGTGGTTGGCTACGGCACCAACAGCGACGGCCAGCACGTCACCCAGCCCACCGCCGACACCATGGCCCAGGCCATGCGGCTGGCGCTGGAAGATGCGGGCCTGGAACCGGCGCAGATCGGGTACGTCAACGCACACGGCACCGCCACCGAGCATGGCGACATCGCCGAGACCCAGGCCACCGCGCAGGTGTTCGGCCCGGGCATGCCGATCAGTTCGCTGAAGAGCTACGTGGGCCACATGCTGGGCGCCTGCGGTGCGTTCGAGGCCTGGATGACGATCGAGATGATGCGCGAGGGCTGGTTCGCGCCCACGTTGAATCTGCACGAGGTGGACCCGCGCTGCGGCGCGCTGGACTACATCCAGGGCGAAGGCCGCGCGCTGCAGCCGGAGTACGTGATGAGCAACAACTTCGCCTTCGGCGGCATCAACACGTCGTTGATCTTCCGCCGCTGGCAGGCCTGA